Proteins from a genomic interval of Hornefia porci:
- the alaS gene encoding alanine--tRNA ligase: protein MEKKGLNEIRKMFRDFYVSKGHYPGKSASLIPKNDKSLLIINSGMAPLKPYFSGQETPPSRRMTTCQKCIRTGDIDNVGLTSRHGTFFEMLGNFSFGDYFKKESLTWGWEFITEVLKMPEDRIWATIYKDDEQAHDIWRSLGLPEERIVRLGKEDNFWEIGLGPCGPDSEIFYDRGPEYGCGKPDCRPGCDCDRYIEFWNHVFTQFSKEEDGSYSDLAHPNIDTGMGLERIACLMQDVDSIFDVDTIRYILDGVVELCGIPYESGNEKADVSIRIITDHLRSMVFMIADTITPSNEGRGYVLRRLIRRAARHGRMLGIQSGFLAGLADRVITVSGEAYPELTEKQDYIKNIISAEERQFMATLEQGESIIGEYIEDLKRQNKKILDGEKAFRLYDTFGFPLELTKEILAENGMSADTEGFSACMQKQRDTARAGRKNTEELGWEESDTDIDVPETVFCGYETLSGSGTVLAIYRDGRPVQEATAGDQTVIYLDQTPFYAEGGGQVGDKGFMSTPEGRVEILNTTKSRGIFAHKGTVTEGVIRRGDTVCSTVSAALRNKTARNHTATHLLQKALREVLGTHVEQAGSFVNEKELRFDFSHFTAMEPEEIARTEQLVNEKICEFIPVTTTETSFAEAQKMGAMALFGEKYGDRVRVVSCGDFSVELCGGTHVSNSGQIGALKIMSESGVAAGVRRIVAVTGTGILDAAKKAEETVAEVSETMKSRPDQVAARAAALVAELRDTKRELEEFKKAAMDSGLDAMIRDAAEINGVRLITKQFSDYNMNDLRSLSDEIRAACDHTAMVFATVSDGKVTLLVSLTDDLTARGLHAGKMIKQIAAKVGGGGGGKADMAQAGGRNPEGISEAFKVAEELLA from the coding sequence ATGGAAAAGAAAGGTTTGAACGAAATCAGAAAAATGTTCCGTGATTTTTATGTCAGCAAGGGACATTATCCGGGAAAGAGCGCGTCGCTGATCCCGAAAAACGACAAGTCACTGCTGATCATCAATTCCGGAATGGCGCCGCTGAAGCCGTATTTTTCGGGCCAGGAAACGCCGCCTTCCAGGAGAATGACGACCTGCCAGAAGTGTATCCGCACAGGAGATATCGACAATGTGGGACTGACCTCGCGCCACGGAACATTCTTTGAAATGCTGGGGAATTTTTCGTTCGGCGATTATTTCAAAAAGGAATCTCTCACCTGGGGATGGGAATTCATCACCGAGGTGCTGAAGATGCCGGAGGATCGGATTTGGGCCACAATCTATAAGGATGATGAGCAGGCCCATGATATCTGGAGGAGTCTGGGACTTCCGGAGGAGCGGATCGTCCGTCTCGGAAAAGAAGACAACTTCTGGGAAATCGGGCTCGGTCCCTGCGGTCCGGATTCGGAGATTTTCTACGACCGGGGACCGGAATACGGCTGCGGAAAGCCGGACTGCCGGCCGGGCTGCGACTGCGACCGCTATATCGAATTCTGGAACCATGTATTCACTCAGTTCTCAAAGGAAGAGGACGGCAGTTATTCTGACCTGGCGCATCCCAACATCGATACGGGAATGGGACTGGAGCGCATCGCGTGCCTGATGCAGGATGTGGACTCTATCTTCGATGTGGACACGATCCGCTACATCCTGGACGGTGTCGTCGAGCTCTGCGGAATCCCCTATGAATCCGGCAACGAGAAAGCGGACGTTTCCATCCGTATTATCACCGACCATCTGCGGTCCATGGTTTTCATGATTGCGGACACCATCACGCCGTCCAATGAAGGCCGCGGCTATGTACTGCGCCGGCTGATCCGGAGAGCGGCCCGCCACGGACGTATGCTGGGGATTCAGAGCGGATTCCTGGCCGGACTCGCGGATCGGGTCATCACCGTATCCGGAGAGGCCTATCCGGAGCTGACTGAAAAACAGGATTATATCAAAAACATCATCTCCGCCGAGGAACGGCAGTTTATGGCTACTCTCGAACAGGGAGAATCCATTATCGGCGAATATATCGAAGATCTGAAACGTCAGAACAAGAAGATCCTGGACGGTGAAAAAGCGTTCCGCCTCTACGACACCTTCGGCTTTCCTCTGGAGCTGACAAAGGAAATTCTGGCTGAAAACGGAATGTCCGCCGACACGGAGGGATTCAGCGCCTGCATGCAGAAGCAGCGCGACACGGCGCGGGCAGGACGGAAGAATACGGAAGAGCTGGGCTGGGAAGAAAGCGACACGGACATAGATGTTCCGGAAACAGTGTTCTGCGGCTATGAGACTCTCAGCGGCAGCGGAACCGTACTTGCGATCTATCGGGACGGCAGACCCGTTCAGGAGGCAACTGCGGGCGATCAGACGGTCATCTATCTTGATCAGACGCCGTTCTACGCAGAAGGAGGCGGCCAGGTAGGCGATAAAGGCTTTATGTCTACTCCGGAGGGTCGCGTGGAAATTCTGAATACGACGAAGTCCAGAGGAATATTCGCCCACAAAGGAACCGTCACAGAAGGCGTAATCCGCAGAGGGGATACGGTCTGCAGCACTGTCAGCGCCGCGCTGCGCAATAAGACTGCGAGAAATCATACGGCGACACATCTCCTTCAGAAGGCGCTCCGTGAAGTCCTGGGCACACATGTAGAGCAGGCGGGATCCTTTGTGAACGAAAAGGAGCTTCGTTTCGACTTCAGCCACTTCACAGCCATGGAACCGGAGGAGATTGCACGGACAGAGCAACTCGTCAATGAGAAGATCTGCGAATTCATCCCTGTGACGACCACGGAAACCTCCTTCGCTGAGGCGCAGAAAATGGGAGCTATGGCTTTGTTCGGCGAAAAATACGGAGACCGTGTCCGCGTAGTCAGCTGCGGCGATTTCAGCGTAGAGCTCTGCGGCGGTACGCACGTGTCCAATTCCGGACAGATCGGCGCACTGAAAATCATGAGTGAATCAGGGGTTGCCGCGGGAGTTCGCCGTATCGTCGCCGTTACGGGAACAGGGATTCTGGACGCGGCGAAGAAGGCGGAGGAAACGGTCGCAGAGGTGTCCGAGACCATGAAGTCCCGGCCGGATCAGGTCGCGGCGCGGGCTGCCGCTCTGGTGGCGGAGCTTCGGGATACAAAACGCGAGCTTGAGGAATTCAAAAAAGCCGCCATGGACAGCGGGCTTGACGCCATGATCCGCGACGCCGCGGAAATCAACGGAGTCCGCCTGATTACGAAACAGTTCAGCGACTACAATATGAACGATCTGCGCAGTCTTTCCGATGAAATCCGGGCGGCCTGCGACCACACGGCCATGGTGTTCGCAACAGTCAGCGACGGAAAGGTTACTCTGCTGGTTTCACTGACGGATGACCTGACTGCCCGCGGTCTTCACGCCGGAAAAATGATCAAGCAGATCGCCGCGAAGGTCGGCGGAGGAGGCGGCGGCAAAGCAGACATGGCACAGGCCGGCGGCCGTAACCCGGAGGGTATTTCTGAAGCATTTAAGGTTGCAGAAGAGCTTCTGGCATAG
- a CDS encoding TIGR03936 family radical SAM-associated protein has product MFKYVLEFSKRGYIKYTSHLDLQRIMKRAFRRAGIELQYSRGYNPHPRMSLAQPLSLGYEADAEWLEIETEEPVSAHRFQTELQKNLPEGIQITRCGEIKEKKSLAACVSGAVYTVCFPVPYYREDFPAVTERYLEQEQILVQKKQKKSRELREVNIREKIRTMTPEEGCRGKLRIRLELDCGSASNLSPELVIRSFLEFTSLPCRRYEIDVTRNRLILPLDYAIRWM; this is encoded by the coding sequence ATGTTTAAATATGTGCTGGAATTTTCCAAACGCGGCTACATCAAATACACGTCTCATCTCGATCTGCAGCGGATCATGAAACGTGCGTTCCGGCGGGCCGGCATCGAACTGCAGTACAGCAGGGGATATAACCCCCACCCCAGGATGAGTCTCGCACAGCCTCTTTCGCTGGGCTACGAGGCAGATGCGGAATGGCTGGAGATTGAAACTGAAGAGCCGGTAAGCGCGCACCGGTTTCAGACAGAACTGCAGAAAAATCTGCCGGAGGGAATTCAAATCACCCGGTGCGGAGAGATAAAGGAAAAGAAATCTCTGGCGGCGTGTGTCTCCGGAGCCGTCTATACCGTCTGTTTCCCGGTTCCGTATTACCGGGAGGATTTCCCTGCGGTGACGGAACGTTATCTGGAGCAGGAGCAGATTCTGGTTCAGAAGAAGCAGAAAAAGAGCAGGGAACTGCGCGAAGTCAATATCCGTGAAAAAATCCGGACGATGACGCCGGAGGAGGGATGCCGCGGGAAGCTGCGCATCCGGCTGGAGCTTGACTGCGGCAGCGCATCCAACCTGAGTCCGGAGCTGGTCATTCGTTCTTTCCTGGAATTCACCTCGCTTCCCTGCAGACGGTATGAAATTGACGTGACGCGAAACAGACTGATTCTGCCTCTTGACTATGCGATCCGATGGATGTAA
- a CDS encoding sporulation initiation factor Spo0A C-terminal domain-containing protein — protein sequence MNQKRNSMLYCEIGRHVRELGIHSSMTGYLYLCDCCLLIRENMNLLYQIQKGLYVMVGEINNVSPCNVEKCVRKAIAAAWQKDPDRMKDRLRAYFPEEITRRPTATEVLSYVIWRINVENPEAF from the coding sequence ATGAATCAGAAAAGAAACAGTATGCTGTATTGCGAGATAGGGCGTCATGTTCGCGAGCTCGGAATCCATTCCAGCATGACGGGCTACCTCTATTTATGCGATTGCTGCCTTTTGATACGGGAAAACATGAATCTTCTTTACCAGATCCAGAAGGGTCTTTACGTCATGGTCGGAGAAATCAATAACGTTTCTCCCTGCAATGTGGAAAAATGCGTCAGAAAGGCCATCGCCGCGGCGTGGCAGAAGGATCCGGACCGGATGAAAGACAGACTGCGCGCTTATTTCCCTGAAGAGATCACCAGACGTCCGACCGCGACGGAGGTGCTCAGTTATGTCATCTGGCGGATCAATGTTGAAAATCCGGAAGCATTCTGA
- a CDS encoding phospho-sugar mutase → MDMNEITRNAEREYIRWSEQIREGDEYYEEFRALVDNPEELTDSFYCHLTFGTSGMRGLLGPGPNRINGIVIRRASAGLANYMNRRFRSPSAVIAYDSRAGSAYYARETARVLNGSGIRTWLFRELTPVSCLSYAIRTLKCDMGVMITASHNPKIYNGYKVYNSDGYQIVGEEPESILNEIEKIDFFDAIPYSADGVLTVDPEIGKDFVRSITALSTGTDPDRLNQLKTIYTPLNGAGRKYVRQVFQSIGYKNFEIVRTQEYPDENFPTCPQPNPEKILAFNEAFRRADIAGGDLLIATDPDSDRVGAALYHEGMRTLLTGNQLGVLLLDYLCHIRPPRPGQIVAKSIVTSPLGERIAERYGMRVVNTLTGFKYIGDLIRRLREEGRPEDFYFGFEESNGYLLSPFISEKDGVSSAMLIVEMAAFHKSYGKDPVDRLNELYEEYGVCIDKIRNYYFQGLRGRIAMEKIMEYFRGEFGSSIGGRRIVRKIDYMEDTGLPRADVVQFWLDNGSMLAIRPSGTESKMKIYSFETEDFTSVEREIIRIIEKYR, encoded by the coding sequence ATGGATATGAACGAAATCACACGCAACGCGGAACGGGAATATATTCGCTGGAGCGAACAGATCCGCGAGGGCGATGAATATTATGAAGAATTTCGCGCGCTGGTGGACAATCCGGAGGAGCTGACGGATTCCTTCTACTGCCATCTCACCTTCGGAACCTCCGGGATGAGAGGGCTTCTGGGGCCCGGACCGAACCGGATTAACGGGATTGTGATCCGGCGCGCCAGCGCCGGCCTGGCGAACTACATGAACCGCAGGTTCCGATCGCCTTCTGCTGTAATAGCGTATGACAGCAGAGCGGGTTCCGCCTATTATGCCCGGGAGACCGCGCGGGTTCTCAACGGAAGCGGAATCCGGACATGGCTTTTCCGGGAGCTGACGCCGGTTTCCTGCCTCTCCTACGCCATCCGGACGCTGAAGTGCGACATGGGCGTCATGATCACCGCCAGCCATAACCCGAAAATCTATAACGGTTATAAAGTCTACAACAGCGACGGATATCAGATCGTCGGCGAGGAGCCTGAAAGCATCCTGAACGAAATCGAAAAAATCGACTTCTTCGATGCGATTCCTTACAGCGCTGACGGAGTTCTGACCGTGGATCCGGAAATCGGAAAGGATTTCGTCCGGAGCATTACAGCTCTGTCGACCGGAACCGATCCGGACAGGCTCAATCAGCTGAAAACGATTTACACGCCGCTGAACGGCGCCGGCCGAAAATATGTCCGTCAGGTATTCCAGAGCATCGGATATAAGAACTTTGAGATTGTGCGGACACAGGAATATCCGGATGAGAATTTCCCCACCTGTCCGCAGCCGAATCCGGAAAAGATACTGGCCTTCAATGAGGCCTTCCGGCGGGCGGATATCGCGGGAGGAGACCTGCTGATCGCCACCGACCCGGATTCAGACCGTGTCGGCGCGGCACTCTATCACGAGGGAATGCGGACGCTGCTCACAGGCAATCAGCTAGGAGTGCTTCTGCTCGATTACCTTTGTCATATCCGTCCCCCAAGGCCCGGACAGATCGTCGCGAAGAGCATCGTCACCTCGCCGCTGGGTGAACGCATCGCTGAACGATACGGAATGCGGGTGGTCAACACTCTTACCGGCTTCAAATATATCGGAGACCTGATCCGCAGACTGCGGGAGGAAGGCCGGCCGGAGGATTTTTACTTCGGCTTTGAGGAGAGCAACGGTTATCTGCTCAGCCCGTTCATCAGTGAAAAGGACGGTGTGAGCAGCGCCATGCTGATCGTGGAGATGGCGGCCTTTCACAAAAGCTACGGGAAGGATCCGGTCGACCGCTTGAATGAGCTGTACGAGGAATACGGCGTCTGCATCGATAAAATCCGGAACTACTACTTCCAGGGGCTGCGCGGCCGCATCGCGATGGAAAAGATTATGGAGTATTTCCGCGGCGAATTCGGCAGTTCTATCGGCGGACGGCGGATCGTGCGCAAAATCGATTATATGGAGGATACCGGACTTCCCCGGGCAGACGTTGTCCAGTTCTGGCTCGATAACGGAAGCATGCTGGCGATCCGTCCCTCTGGCACAGAATCGAAAATGAAAATTTATTCCTTTGAAACGGAGGATTTCACATCTGTAGAGCGGGAAATCATCAGGATCATTGAGAAATACCGGTAA
- the ruvX gene encoding Holliday junction resolvase RuvX, with the protein MRKIGLDVGDRTIGVAVSDPLGITAQGVTTIERVGIRKDSGKVLDYVREYDCDVIVMGLPLSMNGEDSSQTEKVRDFRRMLENKMRSTGMKGIEIVWQDERLTTVQAEKVMIAADVSRSRRKKVIDKQAAVIILQSYLDSH; encoded by the coding sequence ATGAGAAAAATAGGACTGGATGTGGGTGACAGAACAATCGGCGTTGCCGTCAGTGACCCGCTGGGAATTACCGCACAGGGCGTTACGACAATTGAACGTGTCGGGATCCGGAAGGACTCCGGCAAAGTGCTGGATTATGTCAGAGAGTATGACTGCGACGTCATCGTGATGGGACTGCCGCTGTCCATGAACGGGGAAGACAGCAGTCAGACAGAGAAAGTTCGTGATTTCCGCAGAATGCTGGAGAACAAAATGCGGAGCACCGGCATGAAGGGAATCGAAATCGTCTGGCAGGACGAGCGGCTGACGACCGTACAGGCTGAGAAGGTCATGATTGCCGCCGATGTCAGCCGGAGCAGGAGAAAAAAGGTTATCGACAAGCAGGCGGCCGTGATCATCCTCCAGTCGTATCTGGATTCTCATTAA
- a CDS encoding DUF896 domain-containing protein codes for MITKEKIDRINELAHKAKSEGLTEEEKLEQGLLREEYIDSFRANLKSQLDRIEWVDDKKKS; via the coding sequence ATGATCACAAAAGAAAAAATCGATCGGATTAACGAACTGGCTCATAAGGCGAAAAGCGAAGGACTGACCGAGGAGGAAAAACTCGAGCAGGGACTTCTCCGGGAGGAATACATCGACAGCTTCCGGGCAAATCTCAAGTCACAGCTGGATCGCATCGAATGGGTGGACGATAAGAAAAAATCATGA
- the nifS gene encoding cysteine desulfurase NifS, with protein sequence MTESRKVYLDYSATTPVRDEVLKEMLPYFTEHFGNASSLYTIGLESKAAIDKAREQVADLIGASPKEIYFTGGGSESDNWVLESIANDMKNRGKGSHIITSRIEHHAVLHTCQFLEKNGYEVTYLDVEKDGTVTPEALEKAIRDDTVLISIMYINNEIGTIEPVKELAEVAHRHGILFHTDAVQAVGNTPIDVKAAGIDMLSMSSHKIYGPKGEGALYVRRGVRIPSFIHGGAQEMGKRAGTENLAGIVGFGKAAELAKQNLENHIRHCSELRDYLVQQIMEKIPDVYLNGPSDMSRRHPGNANLTFEYIEGESILLLLDSFGIAVSTGSACSSKSLEPSHVLSAIGVPDEMIHGTIRFTVGDFTTKEDIDYTVECLVKVVERLREISSVNSQKGWN encoded by the coding sequence ATGACGGAGAGCAGAAAAGTATATCTCGACTATTCAGCGACGACACCGGTCAGGGACGAAGTATTAAAGGAGATGCTGCCGTACTTTACCGAGCATTTCGGCAACGCATCCAGTCTATATACCATTGGACTTGAATCCAAAGCGGCGATTGATAAGGCAAGAGAGCAGGTCGCAGACCTGATCGGAGCCTCGCCAAAGGAAATTTATTTCACCGGAGGCGGAAGTGAATCCGACAACTGGGTCCTGGAGAGTATCGCCAACGATATGAAGAACAGAGGAAAGGGCAGTCATATCATCACCAGCAGAATCGAGCATCACGCGGTGCTGCACACCTGCCAGTTCCTGGAGAAGAACGGATATGAGGTCACATATCTGGATGTGGAGAAGGACGGAACCGTCACGCCGGAGGCGCTGGAAAAGGCGATTCGTGACGATACGGTTCTGATCAGCATCATGTATATCAATAATGAGATCGGAACCATCGAACCGGTCAAAGAGCTGGCTGAGGTTGCACACAGACATGGAATTCTGTTCCATACGGACGCGGTCCAGGCCGTGGGAAACACGCCTATCGACGTGAAGGCGGCAGGCATCGATATGCTGTCCATGTCTTCCCACAAAATTTACGGGCCGAAGGGGGAGGGCGCGCTCTATGTAAGAAGGGGCGTCCGCATTCCCAGCTTTATCCACGGCGGCGCCCAGGAAATGGGAAAACGGGCCGGCACTGAAAACCTGGCGGGAATCGTCGGATTCGGAAAGGCCGCGGAGCTGGCGAAGCAGAATCTGGAGAATCACATCCGCCACTGCTCGGAGCTCAGAGATTATCTGGTACAGCAGATCATGGAAAAAATTCCGGACGTATATCTCAACGGACCGTCTGATATGAGCCGCCGTCATCCCGGAAACGCCAATCTTACATTTGAATATATCGAGGGCGAGTCGATCCTGCTCCTGCTGGACAGCTTCGGCATCGCGGTTTCCACAGGCTCTGCCTGCTCCTCCAAGTCACTGGAGCCGTCGCACGTGCTGTCGGCGATCGGCGTGCCTGATGAGATGATACACGGAACGATCCGCTTCACCGTCGGAGATTTTACGACAAAGGAAGATATTGATTACACAGTGGAATGCCTGGTCAAGGTTGTAGAAAGACTGAGAGAGATTTCCTCAGTAAACAGTCAGAAAGGATGGAACTGA
- the nifU gene encoding Fe-S cluster assembly scaffold protein NifU: MGLYNDTVMDHFMNPRNVGELENPDGTGVYGSPVCGDMMQVQVKIEDDIIKDAKFKTFGCGSAIASSSMATEMIIGKPVEEALEITNKTIIDELGGLPPVKVHCSVLADHAIKSAIYDYAQKNGKHYKGLEGFDPNADDDDEEGGEE; encoded by the coding sequence ATGGGACTTTATAATGATACAGTAATGGATCACTTCATGAATCCGAGAAACGTGGGAGAGCTGGAAAACCCGGACGGCACAGGCGTATACGGAAGCCCTGTATGCGGCGATATGATGCAGGTTCAGGTGAAAATCGAGGACGATATCATCAAGGACGCAAAGTTTAAGACCTTCGGCTGCGGAAGCGCCATCGCTTCTTCCAGCATGGCGACAGAAATGATTATCGGAAAGCCGGTCGAGGAGGCTCTGGAAATCACTAACAAGACCATCATCGACGAGTTGGGCGGTCTGCCCCCGGTCAAGGTTCACTGTTCCGTGCTGGCGGATCACGCGATCAAATCCGCGATTTATGATTATGCGCAGAAGAACGGAAAGCATTACAAGGGTCTGGAGGGATTCGACCCCAACGCGGACGATGACGATGAGGAGGGCGGCGAGGAATAA
- a CDS encoding IreB family regulatory phosphoprotein — MDKKTIMFDAAKTQQRTTKEVLESVYDALEERGYNGIDQMVGYILSGDPSYITSHNNARLMISRIDRDDLLEEILKEYLKK; from the coding sequence ATGGACAAGAAGACTATAATGTTTGACGCTGCTAAGACACAACAGAGGACGACCAAGGAGGTTCTGGAGTCTGTATATGACGCTCTGGAGGAGAGAGGTTATAATGGAATCGACCAGATGGTAGGCTATATTCTGTCCGGGGATCCTTCCTATATCACAAGCCACAACAATGCGAGGCTGATGATCAGCAGAATTGATCGCGACGATCTTCTGGAGGAGATCCTGAAGGAATATCTGAAGAAATAG
- a CDS encoding helix-hairpin-helix domain-containing protein, producing MDMEKLRQGLRRLTENRNSIKLLAVIMIIITAFLFYGMKEKNDTITVSEGVTAAKEETGEEKTSTGGVLYVDVGGAVARPGVYKMNAGDRVFEAVEKAGGLTKKADTSALNQAEEVKDGQKIQIPEKGENAGAPDAGDAESSLSSAASAPGGKININTADSTALQQLSGVGPATAQKIIDYRTQNGPFKRIDDLKNVSGIGEKTFEKMKENITI from the coding sequence ATGGATATGGAAAAACTCAGGCAGGGTCTGCGAAGACTGACCGAAAACAGAAATTCCATAAAGCTTTTAGCGGTGATAATGATCATTATCACCGCCTTTTTGTTTTACGGGATGAAAGAGAAGAATGACACAATTACCGTTTCTGAAGGAGTCACGGCCGCGAAGGAGGAAACAGGCGAGGAGAAGACTTCCACGGGAGGCGTTCTTTATGTGGACGTCGGAGGAGCCGTCGCCCGACCCGGCGTCTACAAAATGAATGCGGGTGACCGGGTGTTCGAAGCGGTCGAAAAAGCCGGCGGACTGACGAAGAAGGCGGATACGTCTGCACTCAATCAGGCGGAGGAAGTGAAGGACGGGCAGAAGATTCAGATCCCGGAGAAGGGCGAGAACGCAGGCGCGCCGGACGCCGGCGACGCGGAAAGTTCTTTGTCGTCGGCAGCCTCCGCTCCGGGCGGAAAAATCAACATTAACACAGCGGATTCCACGGCTCTTCAGCAGCTCAGCGGAGTCGGTCCGGCGACCGCACAGAAAATCATCGATTACAGGACGCAGAACGGTCCGTTTAAGCGTATCGATGATCTGAAAAATGTCAGCGGCATCGGGGAGAAGACCTTTGAGAAAATGAAGGAAAATATTACCATCTAA